A stretch of DNA from Rothia mucilaginosa:
AAGTGGTAGACGGTGGTAATACCGAACTGCCACCTACCAAAATCAAGGGGATCCATTGATAGGTCCTTACTATGTGTGTACTTAATGTGTGTTTGTGCCAGATTTCGGGTAGTCCACCATCGATGGAGGGCATACGAGAGTTACTGACACACTGTCTCTCATGCTTCTAAGGTACAGGGTTTTCCCGAGGAGCTGTGAGTACGCTGTGCATAGTATGGACGTTTATTGTTTGACGTTTCGCTAAAGGTACGTTGAACGTTATCCCCCGGCGTGCGGGTGGATTGAGGGGCGAAACGCTGTGGCGCATTGCGGGGTTACGGGGTAGTTTCGGAACTACGGTGAAACTTTGCATTTTTATATTATTTCTGCAAAATTTTGGTGACAGATTCCCGGAATATGACAGGCGGTTCAAGTAGTGCTCAAAGCTTAAATTTGCCTAAATTATGCCGATTTTACTGAGATTTCCAAGAAATAGTGTGACTATTATCACGGAAAAATCATGGAATGTGACACGCCAAGCACCGCTCCCCCGCAAAGTGCCGCAAGCTACATATCGATGCTCTCAGTATCCAGCTGATGAGCACCCGCAATGATGAACTCCTTACGCGGAGCCACCTCAGAACCCATCAACAAGGAGAACGCACGCTCGGCAGCCTCCGCATCCTCAATGCGAATACGGCGCAACATACGATGGCGCGGATCCATCGTGGTCTCAGCCAGCTGGTCAGCGTCCATCTCACCCAGACCCTTATAGCGCTGAATGGGTTCCTTATAGGACACACTCTGCTCCTGCAAAGAATCCAGAAGCTCATGCAGCTGCTTCTCCGAGTAGGTGTACACCATCTCGTTCGGCTTACCGCGGCGCACCACCTCCACGCGATGCAGAGGCGGAACCGCAGCGTACACGCGACCTGCCTCAATCAGCGGACGCATGTAACGGTAGAACAGAGTCAGCAGCAGGGTACGAATGTGGGCGCCATCCACGTCCGCATCGGTCATCATAATGACCTTGCCGTAGCGAGCAGAGTCCAGATCAAAAGTACGACCCGAGCCTGCACCAATGACCTGAATCAGCGCCGCACACTCAGCATTCGCGAGCACATCAGTCACCGAAGCACGCTGAGTGTTCAGAATCTTACCGCGAATCGGCAGCAGAGCCTGATACGAAGAAGAACGCGCCAGACGCGCAGTACCCAGCGCCGAGTCACCCTCCACAATGAACAGCTCAGAATGCTCAACATTGGTCGAACGGCAATCCACCAGCTTAGTGGGCATGGACGAAGACTCCAACGCGGTCTTACGGCGCTGAGTTTCCTTATGGATGCGAGCCGAGACGCGGGTCTTCATCTCAGAGACGACCTTCTCGCACAGAGCGGTCGCCTGAGCCTTCTCCGCACGGGCGGTCGACTCCAGGCGAGCCTTCAGGGCGTCTCCCACGACCTTCGACACGATCTGGCGAACCGCCGGGGTACCCAGAATCTCCTTGGTCTGACCCTCAAACTGCGGCTCGGCAAGACGCACGGTCAGCACGGCGGTTAGGCCGGCGAGCACATCGTCCTTCTCAATTTTGTCGTTACCCACCTTGTACTTGCGGGCGTTATCGGCAAGATGCTTGCGCATCACGCGCAGCAGGCCCTGCTCAAAACCGGTAGTGTGGGTACCGCCCTTGGGGGTGGCAATAATGTTCACAAAGCTACGAACCGTCGTCTCGTAGCCAATACCCCAGCGCAGCGCAACGTCCACTTCACAATCGCGCTCCACATCGGTCAGCTGCGAGCGGCCGTCCTCACCCAGCACGGGCACGGTCTCGGTGAAAGAGCCGCTGCCGCTAAAACGCCAGGTGTCGGTAATACGCTCATCGTGCGCCAAGAAATCGACGAACTCGCTAATGCCGCCGTCGTACTGGAAAACTTCCTCGTGGGGATCCAACTCACCGGGGGTGCCGGGCAGTCGGCGCTCATCGCGGATGCAAATACGCAGACCCGGAATGAGGAACGCGGTCTGGCGCGCACGAGCAGCCAAGTCCTCGTAGCTGAACTTGGCGTCGGGGGTGAAAATCTGCGGGTCAGCCCAATAGCGCACACGGGTGCCGGTCACGCCGCGCTTAGCGCGACCCACAATCTGCAGGGCGTCCGTGCCCTCGGTTGCGGGAGTGAACGGATCATCGGGCTTGGGGGTGCGGCCGGACTCGAAGTGGCCGGGAATGCCGTGGCGGAAAGACATCTGGTAGGTCTTCGAGCCGCGGTCCACCTGCACGTCCAGGCGGGAAGACAGCGCGTTCACCACGGAAGCGCCCACACCGTGCAAACCACCGGAGGCGTTATAGGAGCCGCCGCCAAACTTACCGCCGGCGTGCAGCTTGGTGAACACGACCTCCACACCGGACAGGCCGGTGCGCGGCTCAATATCGGTGGGGATACCGCGGCCATCATCGCGTACCTCAACCGAACCATCACGGTACAGGATGACCTGAATAGACTGACCGAAACCGGCGAGCGCCTCATCCACCGAGTTGTCAATAATCTCCCAGAGGCAGTGCATCAGGCCGCGGGAGTCGGTGGAGCCAATGTACATACCCGGGCGTTTGCGTACAGCTTCCAGACCTTCCAACACGGAGAGGTGACGGGCGGTGTAGTTCGAAGACGCCACGGGAATCCTTTCGGCATTTGATGACTGTGTGCAAGTGATGACTGTGTGTTTAGCGCGGCAAGGTAACGGAGGCTAATCAGAAACGCCCCGGCTTGCGCTCATAGTGCTCTAAGTTTCTATTCTATCGTGGCTTGTTGCCCGCTTCTGTCTGCATCGTCATTAGGTGCGGTCGAGAGAATGGAACAGCAGAAAAGCACCGGCTGCCACTCCCCCATGGAGTAGCAGCCGGCGTGTAAGTATCTGTGGGTATCTGAATTTTTAGGGTGCGCTTGCGAGGTATCCACTCTGGGTACCTCACAGCTGAGGCGTTCCCCTAGTGTGCATCACCCTAGTGCATATCACCCGAGGCGCGCGAGGAGCTCTCGTGACGGTTCGTGACCATGATATTGGATTTGAAGTAGAACTCTTCGGGAAGCTCATTCGTGACCGGGCCGTGCGGGAACTCGCTGAGCTTGGGCACAAAGTACCAGTCCATCAGCTCGCCGCTGCTCTGCTTGAGCACGCGGCGTTCCCTCATGGCGTGGTGTACCTTGCGGCGCAGGCGCGGGCTGTCTTTCAGGGTGCTGGTGAAGACCCACGGAGTCTCGTAGCCCTCGGTCATCATGCCGAAGGTGATGCGCAGGTTGCCCTTCTCATCGGCGTCCATCGTGAAGTCGCCGTCCGCGATATCGGTGAAGGCGAGCATCCAGCTGTGTCGGCGTTCGTAGCTTTCGCGGGTGGTCTGCAG
This window harbors:
- a CDS encoding DNA gyrase/topoisomerase IV subunit B encodes the protein MASSNYTARHLSVLEGLEAVRKRPGMYIGSTDSRGLMHCLWEIIDNSVDEALAGFGQSIQVILYRDGSVEVRDDGRGIPTDIEPRTGLSGVEVVFTKLHAGGKFGGGSYNASGGLHGVGASVVNALSSRLDVQVDRGSKTYQMSFRHGIPGHFESGRTPKPDDPFTPATEGTDALQIVGRAKRGVTGTRVRYWADPQIFTPDAKFSYEDLAARARQTAFLIPGLRICIRDERRLPGTPGELDPHEEVFQYDGGISEFVDFLAHDERITDTWRFSGSGSFTETVPVLGEDGRSQLTDVERDCEVDVALRWGIGYETTVRSFVNIIATPKGGTHTTGFEQGLLRVMRKHLADNARKYKVGNDKIEKDDVLAGLTAVLTVRLAEPQFEGQTKEILGTPAVRQIVSKVVGDALKARLESTARAEKAQATALCEKVVSEMKTRVSARIHKETQRRKTALESSSMPTKLVDCRSTNVEHSELFIVEGDSALGTARLARSSSYQALLPIRGKILNTQRASVTDVLANAECAALIQVIGAGSGRTFDLDSARYGKVIMMTDADVDGAHIRTLLLTLFYRYMRPLIEAGRVYAAVPPLHRVEVVRRGKPNEMVYTYSEKQLHELLDSLQEQSVSYKEPIQRYKGLGEMDADQLAETTMDPRHRMLRRIRIEDAEAAERAFSLLMGSEVAPRKEFIIAGAHQLDTESIDM